A stretch of the Deltaproteobacteria bacterium genome encodes the following:
- a CDS encoding cobalamin B12-binding domain-containing protein, whose translation MEKARPIRVLIAKAGLDGHDVGAKVVIQRLRNAGMEVIYTGLRQSMEQIVSAAVQEDVDVLGLSILSGSHIELAEELMARLRAKGIKDILVLVGGIIPKEDIPLLKAQGIDGVFPVHSTLEEIEQFIREQVSCKRGETLTKEEI comes from the coding sequence ATGGAAAAAGCAAGGCCCATAAGGGTTTTGATAGCCAAGGCAGGTTTGGACGGGCATGACGTCGGCGCTAAGGTAGTGATTCAGAGGCTGCGCAACGCCGGGATGGAGGTCATTTATACCGGCCTGAGACAGAGCATGGAGCAGATCGTCTCAGCGGCAGTGCAGGAGGACGTCGATGTCCTCGGGTTGAGCATCCTCTCCGGCTCCCATATAGAACTGGCCGAGGAACTGATGGCCCGGTTGCGAGCGAAGGGGATAAAGGACATCCTGGTGTTGGTCGGGGGGATCATTCCCAAAGAGGATATCCCATTGTTAAAGGCCCAAGGAATCGATGGTGTTTTCCCGGTGCACTCTACCCTGGAAGAGATTGAGCAGTTCATTCGTGAGCAAGTCTCCTGCAAGAGGGGGGAAACATTGACAAAGGAAGAAATATGA
- a CDS encoding methylmalonyl-CoA mutase family protein → MNTSDIAVEKGGVPAEGGKKKKSVREAYTSFGKEVKVFYGPEDLQGFDSQRDLGEPGAYPFTRGIYPTMYRNQLWTMRPYAGMATSEETNKRFKFLLKSGQTGLSLAFDLPTQLGMDSDDPQGKYDVGKLGVAVDTLDDMERIFEDIPLDRMSTSFTINSTAAVILAMYVLAAKKQGAVPEQLRGTVQNDILKEYVARGTWIFSPKPSMRLIADTIEYCINHIPRFNPISVSATHLCEYGAKAEQSVSLPFLNALAYIDEVLKRGYSIDQVAPLVVFHMAVGGRNFHLFEDVAKLRAGRRLWAKLMKERYGAKNPESMRLKFSTGALGGGMTAAEPLNNIARAAYFGLAAVLAGTRSLNMACFDEAYAIPTDLAIRTSLRVQQILAYETGVTDTVDPLAGSYYVESLTNQMEEQMRKTMADIESRGGIVKAIEEGALQRDLAKQSYELQERISRGEKVLVGVNRFTSQEEEKPLEVYRADAKIREAQITRLKAVKGRRDPKKVQETLSGLRQAAQNEENIFPALFPAVEARATIGEITATLKQVFGEYKEPRTV, encoded by the coding sequence ATGAACACGTCGGATATTGCCGTGGAAAAGGGGGGAGTCCCCGCAGAAGGCGGCAAAAAGAAAAAGAGCGTGCGGGAAGCATACACGAGTTTTGGTAAAGAAGTGAAAGTTTTTTACGGACCCGAGGATCTTCAAGGGTTCGATTCTCAGCGCGATCTGGGCGAACCAGGAGCCTATCCATTCACCCGGGGAATCTACCCCACCATGTACCGCAACCAGCTCTGGACCATGCGGCCTTATGCTGGCATGGCCACCAGCGAGGAGACCAATAAGCGGTTCAAGTTCCTGCTCAAGAGCGGGCAAACCGGATTGAGCCTGGCCTTCGATCTTCCAACCCAGTTGGGAATGGACTCGGATGATCCTCAAGGCAAGTATGATGTGGGAAAGCTCGGGGTTGCCGTTGATACTCTTGATGACATGGAGCGGATTTTTGAGGACATCCCTTTGGACCGCATGAGCACCTCCTTCACGATCAACTCCACAGCGGCGGTCATCCTTGCTATGTATGTCCTGGCGGCAAAGAAACAAGGGGCCGTTCCAGAGCAACTGCGCGGGACGGTCCAGAATGACATCCTGAAGGAATATGTGGCCAGGGGAACCTGGATCTTTTCGCCCAAGCCATCGATGCGCTTAATCGCCGATACGATCGAGTATTGCATCAACCATATCCCCCGTTTTAACCCCATCAGCGTCTCAGCCACCCACCTCTGCGAGTACGGAGCCAAGGCTGAGCAGTCCGTTTCCCTGCCGTTCCTCAACGCCTTAGCCTACATTGACGAGGTACTGAAACGGGGCTATTCCATCGACCAAGTAGCTCCCCTGGTTGTGTTCCATATGGCCGTGGGCGGGAGAAATTTTCATCTCTTCGAGGACGTAGCCAAGCTAAGGGCCGGCCGGCGGCTCTGGGCAAAGCTTATGAAGGAACGCTATGGAGCAAAAAACCCCGAGTCCATGCGCCTGAAGTTCTCTACCGGAGCATTAGGGGGAGGAATGACTGCGGCAGAGCCATTGAACAACATCGCCCGGGCGGCTTATTTTGGCCTGGCTGCAGTTTTGGCCGGGACGCGCTCTCTAAACATGGCCTGCTTTGATGAAGCCTACGCCATTCCCACAGACCTGGCCATTCGCACTTCTTTAAGGGTGCAGCAAATTTTAGCCTATGAAACCGGGGTAACGGATACCGTGGATCCCCTGGCGGGATCGTATTACGTAGAATCTTTGACCAATCAAATGGAAGAGCAGATGCGTAAGACCATGGCCGATATCGAGAGCCGGGGAGGAATCGTCAAAGCCATCGAAGAGGGCGCGTTACAAAGAGATTTGGCTAAGCAAAGCTACGAACTCCAGGAGAGGATCTCCCGGGGAGAAAAAGTATTAGTGGGTGTCAACCGTTTCACCTCTCAGGAAGAGGAAAAACCTCTTGAGGTCTACCGGGCAGACGCAAAGATCCGGGAGGCTCAAATCACAAGGCTGAAGGCAGTGAAAGGCCGCCGAGATCCTAAAAAGGTACAGGAAACGCTCTCTGGACTTCGCCAGGCAGCCCAGAACGAAGAGAATATCTTTCCAGCGCTCTTCCCGGCTGTGGAAGCGCGGGCTACCATCGGGGAAATAACTGCTACCTTGAAACAGGTGTTCGGAGAATACAAGGAGCCCAGAACAGTTTAA